A genomic region of Ignavibacteria bacterium contains the following coding sequences:
- a CDS encoding GxxExxY protein, protein MFTDEYKNECNLLSNKIIGLAIEVHKELGAGLLESIYEECMCFELSKAGIKFQRQNPLQIKYKGNLLDNVLRTDLIISDSVVVEIKAVESLSNLHKSQLKTYLKLTNKWLGLLVNFNCPFLDKENIKRVVLG, encoded by the coding sequence AACGAGTGCAATCTATTATCTAACAAAATAATAGGGCTAGCAATTGAAGTGCATAAAGAATTGGGTGCAGGATTGTTGGAAAGCATTTATGAAGAATGCATGTGTTTTGAGTTAAGTAAAGCAGGTATAAAATTTCAAAGACAAAATCCTTTGCAAATAAAATATAAAGGAAATTTATTAGATAATGTTTTGAGGACTGATTTAATCATATCGGATAGTGTAGTTGTAGAGATTAAGGCGGTTGAAAGTTTATCCAATCTTCATAAATCTCAATTAAAAACATATTTAAAATTAACAAATAAGTGGTTGGGTTTATTGGTAAATTTTAATTGTCCATTTTTGGATAAAGAAAATATTAAAAGAGTGGTGCTTGGTTGA
- a CDS encoding M1 family metallopeptidase, which translates to MKAISLKLLWFCGFCVCNFLFNSNVKAQTVPEPERVRTYDVLHYNINVIPDIAQKKITGTVIGQIVPLSNNFDILELDAVAFKVFSVKINGAEVSSYTNTGKKIEIMLDKVYNTNDTIIYEISYECFPQRGFYFVHPTELDPSHPYQFWTQGEGEDNKHWIPIYDYPNDKSTSEIYVTVDRNYKTISNGYLADSVFVEYTGKRIDHWVMDKPHVSYLIMLGGGDYHIFEENFENLPVQSYIDPKKIADGEYSFRRTDDMIGLFNNKFGVWYPWANYKQVVVKDFTYGGMENTTATVLNERAYFDQHVEDHYTSEPLIAHELGHQWWGDLITCKNWSELWLNESFATYSDDLWNLHVNGKDEYDYGIMKNGDAFFRAEKRLGRYSIWAGRGSVTANNYDKGAVTLNMMRDVVGDSLFFMSLQTFLLDNAFKTVETQDLVNSFNKIASASNVRGMNDFKWMFDQWIWQAGYPEFDVSYTYDENLRQLKYKVKQTQKIDSLTPVFMMPLKILIKSESGEQIEEIFVKDADEEFIFTLVDRPQYIVFNHENTYLTKTNYKRSHSEAYEQALKNSYAINRIMAIREIKNFEYDKIIPEIMNTVLLNGNFWGERYEAAMTLSKFDKKRVREVLREAYFKNEHPKVKRGIIEALGIIGNDEDKNFINNILKAEEDNYIIAEALKAGWRIYPRDEYINLLVSFKDTESHRQVVKSAVIDGLDSLSKVKPDDKIKAALISIAFGKDIEGRARAKAVDVLRFYATDQEVKSLAKKYLDWNFRVMEESLIQLLGRSEDKSVIALLKEHDAKTTDDALKKEIDKAIKKLEK; encoded by the coding sequence ATGAAAGCAATTTCCCTTAAACTTTTGTGGTTTTGTGGTTTTTGTGTTTGTAATTTTTTATTTAATAGTAATGTCAAGGCGCAGACTGTTCCTGAGCCCGAGCGAGTGCGGACTTATGACGTTCTGCATTATAACATTAACGTTATTCCCGATATTGCGCAGAAAAAAATTACAGGAACGGTGATAGGGCAGATTGTTCCATTAAGCAATAATTTTGATATTCTTGAGCTTGACGCGGTTGCCTTTAAGGTGTTCAGCGTTAAGATTAACGGAGCAGAAGTGAGTAGCTATACAAACACAGGCAAGAAAATAGAGATAATGCTGGATAAAGTTTATAATACGAACGATACCATTATTTATGAAATTTCTTATGAATGTTTTCCTCAGAGAGGATTTTATTTTGTTCATCCGACTGAGTTAGACCCTTCGCATCCTTATCAATTCTGGACGCAGGGAGAGGGTGAAGATAACAAACACTGGATTCCGATTTATGATTACCCGAATGACAAGTCAACTTCGGAAATTTATGTAACAGTTGACAGAAATTATAAAACCATTTCAAACGGTTATCTGGCTGATTCTGTATTTGTTGAATATACAGGGAAAAGAATTGACCATTGGGTTATGGATAAGCCCCATGTAAGCTATTTAATAATGCTTGGTGGTGGAGACTATCATATATTTGAAGAAAATTTTGAAAATCTGCCGGTTCAATCTTACATAGATCCGAAAAAAATTGCGGACGGTGAATATTCCTTCAGAAGAACTGACGATATGATTGGATTGTTTAATAATAAATTCGGCGTATGGTATCCGTGGGCAAATTATAAACAAGTAGTAGTAAAAGATTTTACTTATGGAGGAATGGAAAATACAACTGCAACGGTGCTGAACGAACGCGCATATTTTGACCAGCATGTCGAAGACCATTATACATCGGAGCCGCTTATTGCGCATGAGCTCGGACATCAATGGTGGGGTGATTTGATTACATGCAAAAACTGGAGTGAGCTCTGGCTTAATGAAAGCTTTGCTACATATTCAGATGACTTGTGGAACCTGCACGTGAATGGCAAAGATGAATATGATTACGGCATAATGAAAAACGGAGATGCGTTTTTCAGAGCTGAGAAAAGATTGGGAAGATACAGCATCTGGGCAGGCAGGGGAAGCGTAACGGCAAACAATTATGATAAAGGAGCTGTAACATTAAACATGATGCGAGATGTTGTCGGTGATTCGTTATTCTTTATGAGCTTGCAGACATTTTTATTAGACAATGCATTTAAGACTGTTGAGACACAGGATTTAGTAAATTCATTTAATAAAATTGCAAGTGCAAGTAATGTAAGAGGGATGAATGATTTCAAATGGATGTTCGACCAATGGATTTGGCAGGCAGGTTATCCTGAGTTTGATGTTTCTTATACGTATGATGAAAATTTAAGACAGTTAAAATATAAAGTTAAGCAAACTCAAAAAATTGATTCGCTTACTCCTGTTTTTATGATGCCGTTGAAAATTTTAATTAAGAGCGAATCCGGTGAGCAAATAGAGGAAATTTTTGTGAAAGATGCAGATGAAGAATTTATTTTTACGCTTGTCGATAGGCCGCAGTATATAGTTTTTAATCATGAAAATACTTATTTGACGAAAACGAATTACAAGCGTTCACATTCCGAGGCATATGAACAGGCGTTAAAAAATTCTTATGCGATAAACAGGATTATGGCAATAAGAGAGATAAAGAATTTTGAGTATGACAAAATAATTCCTGAGATTATGAACACGGTTCTGCTGAACGGCAATTTCTGGGGTGAAAGATATGAAGCTGCAATGACTTTGTCAAAGTTCGATAAAAAGCGTGTGAGAGAAGTTTTGCGAGAAGCATATTTTAAAAATGAACACCCTAAAGTTAAGAGGGGAATTATAGAAGCACTTGGAATAATCGGAAACGATGAAGATAAAAATTTCATAAATAATATTCTAAAAGCTGAAGAAGATAATTATATTATTGCCGAAGCTTTGAAAGCGGGGTGGAGAATTTATCCGCGAGATGAATATATAAATTTACTTGTTAGCTTTAAAGATACAGAGTCTCACAGGCAGGTTGTGAAGAGTGCTGTAATTGATGGGTTGGACTCTCTTAGTAAGGTTAAACCCGATGATAAAATTAAAGCTGCACTTATAAGCATTGCATTTGGAAAAGACATCGAAGGAAGAGCTCGTGCAAAAGCGGTTGACGTATTAAGATTTTATGCAACTGACCAGGAAGTTAAGTCACTTGCTAAAAAATATCTTGATTGGAATTTCAGAGTTATGGAAGAAAGCTTGATTCAGCTTCTCGGAAGAAGTGAAGATAAATCAGTGATAGCGCTTCTGAAAGAACATGATGCTAAAACAACAGATGATGCGCTGAAAAAAGAAATTGATAAGGCAATTAAGAAGTTAGAAAAATAG
- a CDS encoding glycosyltransferase family 2 protein, which yields MISIIIVTWNSEHEIHRCLGSIYGTGLENELEVIVVDNNSADNTAAIIQNNFPEVKLIKNYNNFGFTIACNQGIKASKEKYILFLNPDTELNKDSLVRLKDYLDENAGVGAVAPQLLNDNGSIQYSCRTFPRYWDMFCELKLLSTIFPKSKTFARWKMRYFNHNELKEVDQPMAAALMIRKNVLDKVDNMDERFQMFFNDVDLCKKIKDNNYKIIFNPHAKVKHAKGISIYKDRARMIEVWNNDCIKYFEKYYNSPVKSGLLKLGLRLSGFFRTLFIKNKN from the coding sequence ATGATATCGATAATAATAGTAACGTGGAACAGCGAGCATGAAATTCACAGATGCCTTGGTTCAATATATGGGACAGGTTTGGAAAATGAATTGGAAGTAATTGTAGTAGATAACAATTCGGCTGATAATACTGCCGCCATTATTCAGAATAATTTTCCGGAAGTAAAGCTTATAAAGAATTATAATAATTTTGGATTTACGATTGCGTGCAACCAAGGCATTAAAGCTTCGAAAGAAAAATATATTTTATTTTTGAATCCTGATACAGAGTTGAACAAAGATTCACTTGTTCGATTAAAAGACTATTTAGACGAGAATGCAGGAGTCGGGGCTGTTGCTCCGCAATTATTGAACGATAATGGAAGTATTCAATATTCATGCAGGACTTTTCCCAGATATTGGGATATGTTTTGCGAACTAAAGCTGCTCAGTACAATTTTCCCGAAAAGCAAAACGTTTGCGAGATGGAAGATGAGGTATTTTAATCATAATGAGCTTAAAGAAGTTGACCAGCCGATGGCTGCGGCATTGATGATAAGAAAAAATGTTTTAGATAAAGTTGATAATATGGATGAAAGGTTTCAGATGTTTTTTAATGATGTTGATTTATGTAAAAAAATTAAGGATAATAATTATAAAATAATTTTTAATCCACATGCGAAAGTTAAACACGCAAAGGGAATCAGCATATATAAAGACAGAGCAAGAATGATTGAAGTCTGGAATAACGATTGCATAAAATATTTTGAAAAATATTACAACTCACCTGTAAAATCAGGGCTTTTAAAATTAGGTTTAAGGTTAAGCGGATTTTTCAGAACTTTGTTTATAAAAAATAAAAATTAA
- a CDS encoding nitrilase-related carbon-nitrogen hydrolase — protein MKIALAQISSVLGDLEKNIEKHVEYCSKAIADGANVIVFPELSLTGYSLKDLNFAIAVNPFKTDKFNALLETSKKISIVCGFAELNDEFGIYNSALYIEDGMIKNVHQKVYPPTYGLFEEFRYFSRGRDCKAFETKYGKSGVLICEDLWHMSLPYLLALDEAKIIYGIAASPTRLGTDTDTFRNYEINSEQHKVFARLLSIYVVFVNRVGFEDGINFWGGSEIVDPFGNVLCKAKIFEEDMIYGDIDLEEVKRARHQARHFLDEDSDLTLKMLQRIYNK, from the coding sequence ATGAAAATTGCACTTGCGCAGATAAGCTCGGTACTTGGCGACCTTGAAAAGAACATTGAAAAGCATGTTGAGTATTGCAGCAAAGCAATTGCAGACGGTGCGAATGTAATTGTATTTCCAGAGCTTTCGTTGACAGGGTATTCATTGAAGGATTTGAATTTTGCTATCGCGGTAAATCCATTTAAAACGGATAAATTCAATGCGCTTCTCGAAACAAGTAAAAAAATTTCCATCGTGTGCGGGTTTGCAGAGTTGAATGACGAATTTGGAATTTATAATTCAGCGCTATATATCGAAGACGGGATGATAAAAAATGTTCATCAAAAAGTTTATCCTCCGACTTATGGTTTGTTTGAAGAATTCAGGTATTTTTCACGCGGACGGGATTGCAAAGCATTTGAAACTAAATACGGAAAGAGCGGAGTATTAATCTGTGAGGACTTATGGCATATGTCATTGCCATATCTTCTTGCGCTTGACGAAGCAAAAATAATTTACGGCATTGCGGCATCACCGACACGGCTTGGAACCGATACAGATACTTTCAGAAATTATGAAATAAATTCCGAACAGCATAAAGTTTTTGCGAGACTGCTTTCGATTTATGTTGTATTTGTGAACAGGGTAGGGTTTGAAGATGGAATAAATTTCTGGGGCGGAAGTGAAATCGTCGACCCGTTCGGAAATGTTCTTTGTAAAGCAAAAATTTTTGAAGAAGATATGATTTATGGTGATATTGATTTAGAAGAAGTGAAACGCGCCAGACATCAGGCACGGCATTTCTTAGATGAAGACTCTGATTTAACTTTAAAAATGCTTCAGCGTATTTATAATAAATAA